A single window of Salmo salar chromosome ssa21, Ssal_v3.1, whole genome shotgun sequence DNA harbors:
- the LOC100136409 gene encoding acyl-CoA-binding protein produces the protein MSEADFDKAAEEVKQLKAKPADAEMLRVYALFKQAKVGDVNTARPGMLDFTGKAKWDAWEKEKGKSQEDARKEYIALVEELKGKYGV, from the exons GCAGACTTTGATAAGGCTGCAGAGGAGGTGAAGCAGCTGAAGGCCAAGCCAGCAGATGCAGAGATGCTCAGGGTTTATGCTCTGTTCAAACAGGCCAAAGTGGGCGATGTCAACACCG CTCGTCCTGGAATGCTTGATTTCACTGGGAAAGCCAAGTGGGACGcctgggagaaggagaaag GAAAGAGCCAAGAGGATGCCAGGAAGGAGTACATTGCCTTGGTAGAGGAGCTTAAAGGGAAGTACGGAGTCTaa